Proteins found in one Quercus robur chromosome 2, dhQueRobu3.1, whole genome shotgun sequence genomic segment:
- the LOC126714952 gene encoding alpha-dioxygenase PIOX-like, producing MFSIIMASIRSLLKTLFDQFIHKDFHEAVAKMTLIDAFLFLIVHSIDKLGIWPRLPVILGLFYLGIRRHLHQEYNLFNVGRSAVGVRFNPMDYPYRTADGKYNDPFNGDAGSEGTFFGRNVLPVDQKKKLIKPDPMVVATKLLARRKFIDTGKQFNMIAASWIQFMIHDWIDHLEDTKQIELTAPREVANQCPLKSFKFYKTKEVPTGSYDIKSGALNIRTPWWDGSAVYGSNAEKLQKVRTFKDGKLKISSDGLLLHEKDGVAVSGDVRNSWIGVSTLQALFIKEHNAVCDALKREYHHLDDEELYRHARLVTSAVIAKVHTIDWTVELLKTDTLLAGMRANWYGLLGKKFKDTFGHVGGAILGGFVGLKKPNNHGVPYSLTEEFVSVYRMHSLLPDHLHLRDISAAPGPNKSPPLFEKVPLPKLIGLRGETALVEIGFEKQMVSMGHQASGALELWNYPTWLRDLIPQDVDGRDRLDHVDLPALEVYRDRERNVARYNEFRRALLLIPISKWEDLTDDKETIQTLEEVYGDDVEELDLLVGLMAEKKITGFAISETAFIIFLLMASRRLEADRFFTSNFNEETYTKKGLEWVNNTESLKDVLKRHYPEMVEKWMNSTSAFSVWDSPPNADNPIPLYLRVAQ from the exons ATGTTTTCTATAATAATGGCGTCGATTAGGTCTCTCCTCAAAACACTTTTCGATCAATTCATCCACAAAGATTTCCATGAAGCCGTTGCTAAGATGACTCTCATAGACGCTTTCCTCTTCCTT ATTGTTCACTCCATTGATAAGTTGGGGATATGGCCTCGATTACCAGTGATCTTAGGTCTCTTCTATCTGGGAATTCGCCGGCACCTTCATCAAGAGTACAACTTGTTCAACGTCGGTAGATCTGCGGTCGGGGTTCGGTTTAACCCCATGGATTATCCATATAGGACTGCTGATGGAAAATACAATGATCCCTTTAATGGAGATGCCGGCAGTGAAGGAACTTTCTTTGGTAGAAATGTTCTTCCTGTTGATCAAAAGAAgaag CTAATAAAACCAGATCCAATGGTAGTGGCCACAAAGCTTCTTGCTCGGAGAAAATTCATAGACACAGGAAAGCAATTCAACATGATAGCAGCTTCTTGGATTCAGTTTATGATACATGATTGGATCGATCACTTGGAAGACACCAAGCAG ATTGAGCTGACTGCACCTAGAGAAGTTGCAAACCAGTGCCCTCTCAAGTCATTCAAGTTTTACAAGACAAAGGAGGTTCCAACCGGCTCTTACGATATCAAATCTGGTGCACTAAACATTCGTACACCATGGTG GGATGGAAGTGCTGTTTATGGGAGCAATGCAGAAAAGTTGCAAAAAGTAAGAACTTTCAAAGATGGGAAGCTTAAAATATCATCAGATGGGCTTCTCCTCCATGAGAAAGATGGAGTTGCTGTGTCAGGAGATGTTCGTAATAGTTGGATTGGTGTCTCAACATTGCAAGCCCTTTTCATTAAAGAACACAATGCAGTCTGTGACGCTCTCAAG AGAGAATACCATCACTTGGATGATGAAGAGTTGTATCGTCATGCAAGGCTAGTGACATCTGCAGTTATTGCTAAGGTCCATACCATAGATTGGACGGTGGAGCTCCTCAAAACTGATACATTGCTTGCAGGGATGCGAGCCAATTG GTATGGTTTGTTGGGAAAGAAATTCAAGGACACATTTGGACATGTTGGAGGAGCCATCTTAGGAGGTTTCGTGGGTCTAAAGAAACCAAATAATCATGGTGTTCCTTATTCATTGACTGAGGAGTTTGTTAGTGTTTATCGGATGCACTCGCTTTTACCCGATCATCTTCATTTAAGAGACATCTCAGCTGCACCCGGGCCAAACAAATCTCCGCCATTGTTCGAAAA GGTTCCTCTACCAAAATTGATTGGTCTTAGAGGAGAAACGGCCTTGGTAGAAATTGGGTTTGAAAAGCAAATGGTTTCAATGGGCCACCAAGCTTCTGGGGCCCTGGAGCTTTGGAACTATCCTACATGGCTTAGAGACCTTATACCACAAGATGTGGATGGCCGAGATAGGCTTGATCATGTGGACTTACCAGCCCTTGAAG TGTATAGGGATAGGGAGAGGAATGTTGCAAGGTATAATGAGTTCCGTAGGGCATTACTATTGATACCAATTTCAAAATGGGAAGATCTAACGGATGATAAAGAAACAATTCAAACGCTTGAGGAAGTGTACGGTGATGATGTTGAAGAACTCGATTTGCTTGTGGGTCTCATGGCAGAGAAGAAGATCACAGGGTTCGCAATTAGTGAAACAGCTTTTATAATATTCTTACTAATGGCAAGCAG GAGGCTGGAAGCAGATAGGTTCTTTACAAGCAATTTCAATGAGGAGACATACACGAAAAAAGGACTTGAATGGGTTAATAATACAGAGAGTTTGAAGGATGTGCTAAAACGTCATTATCCAGAAATGGTAGAGAAATGGATGAACTCTACAAGTGCTTTCTCGGTGTGGGATTCACCTCCAAATGCTGACAATCCAATCCCACTCTATCTTCGTGTTGCTCAGTGA